The genome window AGCTTTGAATGCATTTGTCAGTTGCGGAATTATTTCAAGCGCATCTCCGACAATGCCATAATGACAGACATCAAAGATCGCTGCGTCACGGTCTGTATTAATCGCAATGATCATATCTGAATTTTTCATGCCAACGACGTGCTGAACAGCACCAGAGATACCAACTGCAAAGTACAACTTCGGTGTCACTGTTTCACCAGTTTGCCCGACTTGAAGATGGTGATCAATCCATCCTGCTTCAACGACATCACGTGTTCCACCGACACTCGCACCGATTACTTCTGCAAACTCATGTAACAATTTGAAGCCTTTTTCATCTTGCATGCCTTTTCCACCAGCAACAATAATATGTGCATCTGCTAGTGAAGCGGCTTTATTTACCTCTTGTACAATTTCTAACACTTTCGTACGAACATCTTGCTCTTGCATCGCAACAGTTTCTTCAATTAAAATTCCAGTTCGTCCCTTTTGACGCTGTAACGCTTTCATTACCTTCGGACGAACGGTCGCCATTTGTGGACGGTGCCTCTTACACAAGATCGTTGCCATAATATTACCACCGAATGCTGGACGACTTGCTTCTAAGAGACGTTTCTCTACATTTACATCAAGCATCGTCGTATCAGCCGTTAATCCTGTCGATACGTCAGTTGCAATTGCACTCGCAATATCTTTACCGTTCGATGTTGCTCCATATAAGAAGATTTCAGGCTTATACTTTCGGCATAAGTCGCCAATCCCTCTCATATAAGGCTCTGTTCGGTATTCCTTCAGAATAGGGTTATCAATGAGATACACTTCATCTGCTCCATATTCGAAACAAACTTGTGCACATTTCTTCACTTGATAACCGAGTAAGATTCCTACTAGTGGCACTTCTAGCTTATCTGCTAAGCTTCTACCTGCACCGAGAAGCTCTAATGAAACATTTTCAATTACACCTTCGTGTTGTTCAATGAATACCCATACGCCCTTTGCTTCTTGTGTCATGCGTCTTCACCCACCTTTTGAAAAAGCTCTTTCTTATCCGTTAATAAGATATTTAATAGTTTCGTAACTTGTTCAGATGACTCTCCCTCAATCATCTCACCGCCATCAGATGACTTTGGTGGAAACATCTTACCAACGATTGTTGGTGAGCCCTTCAAACCAAGTTGCTTAATGTCTACTTCACCAAGATCATCAACTGTCCAAACGACAGGTTTGTATCGAGCTGCCTTTAACATATTCGGCATTGGTGAATAAGACACTTTATTAATATCCTTCTCAACGGTTAACAAACATGGCAACTGTGCCTGAATGCGCTCATATCCGTTACTAAGCTTTCGTTTCACTTCAACAACTCCATCATTCATGTTCATGTCTTCTACTTCATAAACATTTGTAACAGGTGGAATGTTTAAGCGGCGGGCAATTCCAGGACCAACTTGACCTGTATCTCCGTCAATAGCGTGTTTTCCACAGATGATTAAGTCTATTGGTTCAATTGATGAAATCTTTTCTAGTGCCTTGCATAACGCATAACTCGTCGCTAACGTATCTGCTCCAGCAAAGCGCCGATCAGAGATTAAATAACCTGCATCTGCTCCAATCTCGATTGACTTTTTAATAACTGCTGTCGCTTGCGGAGGTCCCATCGATACGACTGTAACTGTCCCCCCATGAATCGATTTCAGCCTTGCTGCTTCTTCCACCGCATGTGCATCATACGGATTTAGAATAGCTGGTACTCCACGACGATCTAATGTGTTCGTTTTTGGGTTTACTTTAATGATTTTTGTGTCAGGCACCTGTTTGACGCAGACAACAATATGCATGTTTACTTTTCCTCCCCTTTTCCCAATCAAACTCTTTCAGATGTGATTGTTTTCACATTCGTTCATACAGCAATTTCTTTCTCTATTTATGTCGTGGTGTAAAGTAGCCTTTTTCCCTTTTCATACTGTAGAAATCATGTGTTCACAACTATATGGTTTTATTGTACAATTATTCACATTCATTTTAAAGTTAGAATTTTAAGAATTTTATAAAAATTTCCTGTTTTTTTGTCACATTTGCATGAATGTCATCTCCAAAACTCAAAATGCGTGTCATTTTCAAGCATCTGAACAATTTAATTATGATACACAAAAAAAGCTTTCCCTGTGTTATTGTTCAGAGAAAGCTTCTAGATGTTATCACTATGATTATCTGTTTGATTAATATCCGTATTCCCAATCAACGTTGTCTAGTTTGAAACCAAGCGGTGTTACTTTTCCTAAATCAATTGTTTTATGGTCAAGTTTGCATTGACATTTTTCTTGACCACTCTGTTTTACAATTTCTTCATACGTAGACTTCTCAATACCTTCTAAATACAAAATGTCCTCATTTTCGCGATAAAGTACCGCTGTGCCTGTCATGGTCTAGGACCACCTTTCTTGTTTACAAATATTATTCAACTAATTATGCACCCATTGTATGCCCGTCTTAAAGAAAATGCTATAGGCATGTTAACCGTTCACATTTTCGTCACATATTTGTGAATGAAATGTTACCATTGTCAAAATTTTATTTTTATATAACGCTTTCAAAATTTGTTTTGCCAGTTTCTCTTATATACCACTTAAGTAAATTTATTATATGACTTGAATTATAAAATGAAGCTTCCATCAGAAGGGCTTTCCTTTTCTCCTTCTAGAGGTTAGTTGAACAAATCAGGTAATTACTGACATAGGTTCTTCTACATAAACTTCAATGTTCTACCTAAGTTTTGAAGACACAATTATAGCGTCAGTTGTTACGTGACAAAATAGGCCTGAAAAAATGTTTGCTTTGGAGGGATTAAAGGTATATAAATACCAAACAATAAAAACATATATAGTGAGGCTTCAAATAAAACGGCATTAATAGT of Bacillus solimangrovi contains these proteins:
- a CDS encoding electron transfer flavoprotein subunit alpha/FixB family protein, with the translated sequence MTQEAKGVWVFIEQHEGVIENVSLELLGAGRSLADKLEVPLVGILLGYQVKKCAQVCFEYGADEVYLIDNPILKEYRTEPYMRGIGDLCRKYKPEIFLYGATSNGKDIASAIATDVSTGLTADTTMLDVNVEKRLLEASRPAFGGNIMATILCKRHRPQMATVRPKVMKALQRQKGRTGILIEETVAMQEQDVRTKVLEIVQEVNKAASLADAHIIVAGGKGMQDEKGFKLLHEFAEVIGASVGGTRDVVEAGWIDHHLQVGQTGETVTPKLYFAVGISGAVQHVVGMKNSDMIIAINTDRDAAIFDVCHYGIVGDALEIIPQLTNAFKAALTNEEGVEAHV
- a CDS encoding electron transfer flavoprotein subunit beta/FixA family protein; the protein is MHIVVCVKQVPDTKIIKVNPKTNTLDRRGVPAILNPYDAHAVEEAARLKSIHGGTVTVVSMGPPQATAVIKKSIEIGADAGYLISDRRFAGADTLATSYALCKALEKISSIEPIDLIICGKHAIDGDTGQVGPGIARRLNIPPVTNVYEVEDMNMNDGVVEVKRKLSNGYERIQAQLPCLLTVEKDINKVSYSPMPNMLKAARYKPVVWTVDDLGEVDIKQLGLKGSPTIVGKMFPPKSSDGGEMIEGESSEQVTKLLNILLTDKKELFQKVGEDA